A window of Calliopsis andreniformis isolate RMS-2024a chromosome 3, iyCalAndr_principal, whole genome shotgun sequence contains these coding sequences:
- the LOC143176973 gene encoding gastric triacylglycerol lipase produces MEETEVITCLVLFASKTMSLFYCLIIAQFFVLNNALSIRSAFRSDRILDAALTAPQLIKKYSYPLEIHHVVTEDGYVLELHRIPHGKENKSNLRSNPPVLLLHGLAGSSADWILMGPERGLGYILADEGFDVWLGNNRGNIYSKNHTLISTSHRKFWNFSYHELGVYDLPASIDYILAQTKYDKLFYIGHSQGTTQFWVMMSERPSYNSKISLMIALAPVAYTSHMRGLVTKLADVTYVGVWIGETFGYPELRSRSIWEKMVSNIICRDSVKSLCTNVIFFIAGLNKTEYDTVDTKIMKSHIPAGGSWKQIIHFGQGYIHKDLFRQFDYNNNEKNYETYNSYASPEYDLSRVKAPIAAFSSEADVLADTQDVEHLIGKLNNIVHHEKFKDFTHYDFLWGKHSTSLLFQPILKLLRDYEFKNNLNNALL; encoded by the exons ATGGAAGAAACAGAAGTAATTACATGTCTTG TTCTGTTTGCAAGCAAAACCATGTCGCTGTTTTACTGTCTCATAATcgcgcaatttttcgttttgaatAACGCATTATCGATCCGCTCGGCGTTCAGATCAGATCGCATTTTGGATGCTGCTCTTACGGCA CCTCAATTAATAAAAAAGTATAGTTACCCACTGGAAATTCATCACGTTGTTACGGAGGATGGTTACGTGTTAGAACTTCATCGAATTCCTCATGGAAAGGAGAATAAATCGAATTTGAGGTCAAACCCGCCAGTTCTTCTGTTACATGGCTTAGCGGGCAGTTCCGCAGATTGGATTCTTATGGGACCAGAAAGAGGACTAG GATACATATTAGCCGATGAAGGATTCGACGTGTGGCTCGGAAATAATAGAGGAAATATCTATTCGAAGAACCATACTTTAATATCGACGAGCCATCGAAAATTCTGGAATTTTAG TTACCACGAGCTCGGCGTTTATGATCTTCCTGCGAGTATCGACTACATACTCGCTCAAACAAAGTACgataaactcttttatattggtCACTCCCAGGGAACTACTCAGTTCTGGGTAATGATGTCGGAAAGGCCCAGCTACAACTCAAAAATCTCTTTAATGATCGCCCTTGCACCTGTAGCTTATACCTCTCACATGCGAGGACTAGTTACAAAACTAGCTGATGTAACATACGTAGGAGTG TGGATCGGCGAGACTTTCGGTTATCCGGAACTCCGATCACGTTCCATATGGGAAAAGATGGTATCGAACATAATTTGCCGCGATTCAGTGAAAAGCCTTTGTACCAacgttatattttttattgctgGTCTCAATAAAACAGAATATGATACG GTGGATACGAAAATAATGAAGAGTCATATTCCTGCTGGTGGTTCTTGGAaacaaattattcattttggtcAAGGATACATACATAAAG ATCTGTTTAGGCAGTTtgattataacaataatgaaaaaaattatgaaacGTACAATTCTTATGCATCACCAGAATATGATTTAAGCAGAGTGAAGGCACCAATTGCAGCCTTTAGTAGCGAGGCAGATGTTCTCGCAGATACACAG GATGTTGAACATCTTATAGGAAAACTTAATAATATTGTGCATCACGAGAAATTTAAAGACTTTACTCATTATGATTTTCTGTGGGGAAAACATTCTACTTCCCTCTTATTTCAACCAATATTAAAATTGTTAAGAGACtatgaatttaaaaataatttgaacAATGCTTTACTATAG
- the LOC143176972 gene encoding sorting nexin-25, which produces MVSTSILYIPIITAFFYWNNLLWCYIFGVLTVSCFCLGCSIVMFINIALSPKHQTGTGTLKTVAEMDAFHNLLLKGYTVKDTNNKRNIRYPLVFSRMVDGALQNLLDLVFQDFVGRWLNELAFDCVQIIDNMKQDIWGAFQSLHNRLLKVDHTKLVVCSIVNKITFHFEKIRIAQAASSEGEDPIFILSAHLMSPAAELEYLRKVSELYILFLLPRCYSLAPMKYLLREILACKILKPAIDLITDPDYINQKILSYINQQQLAEAMHRKTYEYAESFEDFIRMIKSTKDLEVLKHIRYNIVTEIMQATTIQNVKRAQGLDPDNNTFGKSDVMQARKLKRYISQLTYAKNTCECHMQSLGWNGYPVQTSDVPDSTEIAEQRILPLQYILDNIIGRRYLSQFLEQVASQDLIGYWAAVQELRSADKSNWHQLGAEIFYTYITSPTAEIKVDRAIRKKMESFLLGDIGPNVFYEVQDSVVKTLEDKYYPSFVVSEQYKNMQEALLNERTDDLLENRRATNGTLSEHVTLLVGEHSNYARSKLDQLQEKLNNKTQALQALKSSLKPESKVLNFLAKEVEWLQSEKRQLEAHLTHTEMWAEHLGHWRAEVQSAEVPENGESPQFVLVVHMAENDENNDSICSGWVVLRRLQDFQDLHRKLRQLCSNVKQLDLPSQPLKFFGKSDKNTLDKAKVQIQKYLNFILEDEKLNQSEALYTFLSPSSEHLKYAPPSPKKSRFSLSTLFKTSSNSSELRDKEDEDDYSLLLDDTDSGRSTTDGYLTANKDAIAEPLYTLLEEIFDLRGVFRWLQRSLITFVQITYGRTINRQIRETIAWVFSEPMLHYYIQLFTKSWWPNGHLVSETTFRTDEEKLKTRGEARRQFLSNIPGVLTNLVGAQSAQRGAIKIFDSLQNTNLNKQLFYDIFEVVMYEVFPELTRIKHSVQ; this is translated from the exons ATGGTGTCGACTAGTATTCTGTATATTCCAATAATTACTGCGTTCTTCTATTGGAATAACTTGTTATGGTGCTACATTTTTGGAGTGCTAACAGTGTCTTGTTTCTGCCTCGGATGTtcaattgtaatgtttataaacATCGCTTTGTCCCCGAAACATCAAACGGGGACAGGTACATTAAAAACGGTTGCAGAAATGGATGCTTTTCATAATTTGTTACTG AAAGGATATACAGTTAAAGATACCAATAACAAAAGGAATATACGTTACCCATTGGTTTTTTCTCGTATGGTAGATGGAGCTTTGCAAAACTTATTGGATTTGGTTTTCCAAGATTTTGTTGGCCGTTGGTTAAATGAATTGGCTTTTGACTGTGTACAAATAATTGACAATATGAAGCAAGACATATGGGGAGCGTTTCAAAGTCTTCACAACCGTTTATTAAAAGTGGATCATACGAAACTAGTTGTCTGTAGTATAGTAAATAAAATTACATTCCATTTTGAAAAAATTAGGATTGCTCAAGCTGCTTC GTCAGAAGGCGAAGAtccaatatttattttatcagCACATTTAATGTCTCCTGCTGCTGAGTTAGAGTATTTAAGGAAAGTCAGTGAactgtatattttatttttattaccaCGTTGTTATTCTCTTGCACCAATGAAATATTTACTGAGGGAAATTCTTGCATGTAAAA TATTGAAACCAGCAATAGATTTAATAACGGATCCAGATTATATCAATCAAAAAATTTTATCTTATATCAATCAGCAACAACTTGCAGAAGCAATGCACAGAAAAACATATGAATATGCTGAATCTTTTGAAGATTTTATTCGAATGATTAAAAGTACTAAAGACTTAGAGGTTCTTAAGCATATCAGGTATAACATTGTTACGGAAATAATGCAAGCTACGACAATACAAAATGTTAAAAGAGCACAAGGTTTAGATCCAGACAACAATACATTTGGAAAATCTGATGTTATGCAAGCTCGAAAGCTGAAGAGGTATATCAGTCAACTGACATATGCTAAAAATACATGTGAATGTCACATGCAATCATTAGGATGGAATGGATATCCTGTTCAG ACCAGCGATGTACCAGATTCAACAGAAATTGCAGAACAGAGAATATTGCCACTTCAATATATTTTAGATAATATAATAGGTCGAAGATACCTTTCTCAGTTTCTTGAACAAGTTGCAAGTCAAGatttgattgggtattgggcaGCTGTACAAGAATTACGAAGTGCAGACAAATCGAACTGGCATCAATTGGGTGCTGAAattttttatacttatattacaTCCCCTACTGCTGAAATTAAAGTTGATAGAGCTATTCGAAAAAAAATGGAGAGTTTCCTATTGGGTGATATTGGACCTAATGTGTTTTATGAAGTTCAGGATAGTGTTGTTAAAACTTTGGAAGACAAATATTATCCCTCTTTTGTTGTTAGcgaacaatataaaaatatgcaAGAAGCATTACTTAATGAAAGAACAGATG aTTTACTAGAAAATCGTCGTGCAACAAATGGAACATTATCAGAACACGTTACTTTACTTGTTGGAGAACATTCAAACTATGCTCGTAGTAAATTAGATCAGTTAcaagaaaaattaaataataaaacgcAAGCATTACAAGCATTGAAATCATCGTTAAAACCAGAAAGCAAAGTATTAAATTTCTTAGCTAAAGAAGTTGAATGGTTACAAAGCGAAAAGAGACAATTAGAAGCACATTTAACCCACACAGAAATGTGGGCAGAACATTTAGGTCACTGGAGAGCTGAAGTACAAAGTGCAGAG GTACCAGAGAATGGAGAGTCCCCACAGTTTGTTTTGGTTGTCCATATGGCAGAAAATGATGAAAACAATGATAGCATATGCAGTGGTTGGGTAGTATTAAGAAGATTACAAGATTTTCAAGACCTTCATAGAAAACTTCGTCAACTGTGTTCTAATGTTAAACAATTGGATTTACCATCACAACCATTGAAATTTTTTGGAAAATCTGACAAAAATACTTTGGACAAAGCTAAAGtgcaaatacaaaaatatttgaat tttatttTAGAGGATGAAAAACTCAATCAAAGCGAGGCTCTGTATACGTTTCTTAGCCCAAGTTCAGAACATTTGAAATATGCGCCTCCTTCTCCCAAAAAATCTCGATTCTCTTTATCAACATTATTTAAAAC ATCCAGCAATAGCAGTGAACTTCGGGATAAAGAAGATGAAGACGATTACTCGCTGCTATTAGACGATACAGATAGTGGTCGATCAACTACAGACGGATACTTAACTGCTAACAAAGATGCAATAGCAGAACCTCTTTATACTCTTTTAGAAGAAATTTTTGATTTACGAGGAGTATTTCGATGGCTTCAACGCTCATTAATTACCTTTGTCCAAATTACTTATGGCCGAACTATTAATAG ACAAATCAGAGAGACTATTGCATGGGTATTTTCGGAACCAATGCTTCACTATTATATACAATTATTTACGAAATCTTGGTGGCCAAATGGCCATTTGGTTTCTGAGACGACCTTTCGTACAGatgaagaaaaattaaaaaccCGAGGTGAAGCGCGAAGGCAGTTCCTAAGTAACATACCTGGAGTCCTGACGAATTTGGTAGGAGCGCAGAGTGCTCAACGTGGTGCAATCAAAATTTTTGACTCTTTACAAAATACAAATTTGAACAAACAATTGTTTTAC GATATCTTTGAAGTCGTTATGTACGAGGTATTTCCAGAATTAACACGAATAAAACATTCAgtacaataa